From a single Solanum dulcamara chromosome 4, daSolDulc1.2, whole genome shotgun sequence genomic region:
- the LOC129884956 gene encoding uncharacterized protein LOC129884956 encodes MAGTRPLVNFAFYFAVVLAATTVTMSLQGMAARDMSLDIVAIEQKLIPVGDIVTCLKRCYVQSDCSDGWLCSDCANDAFDQGGKHCDKFTASGQGYFAMLSQAQFAV; translated from the exons ATGGCTGGAACACGTCCTTTGGTTAACTTTGCATTTTACTTTGCTGTTGTCCTAGCAGCAACTACTG TTACTATGTCGCTGCAAGGAATGGCTGCGCGCGACATGTCTCTTGATATCGTAGCGATTGAACAGAAATTAATTCCGGTTGGTGATATAGTAACTTGCTTGAAAAGATGCTACGTGCAGAGTGATTGCAGCGATGGTTGGCTTTGTTCAGATTGCGCGAATGATGCATTTGATCAAGGTGGAAAGCACTGCGACAAGTTTACTGCTTCTGGACAAGGATATTTCGCGATGCTCAGTCAAGCTCAATTTGCAGTTTAG